Proteins found in one Paenibacillus borealis genomic segment:
- a CDS encoding DUF1648 domain-containing protein: protein MTILPVIIFILVFVPSIVLIVSMPYLTKETISFGVTVSAVQFLSEPLRQMRRSYARISAILHTILFIVGILWLIYSDEHSKQVSWIIITYALAMLVISLVINISYHLKMKSVLPTLTIAPEPSIMTVDTELPNRNRGLSNYWFFIHVVIMVVNIVFVLRNYDLIPDQLPIHYNSSLSIDRYAAKSYTSVFMTTLIQGLVILLFLFENWSIRREKQQVREDVTYRRAWSCFMITASFLIVILLAVGQLNMISLLNMNFAIPLILIIIAFIILYAFALSFWNGQGGSRLI, encoded by the coding sequence ATGACGATACTGCCTGTTATAATATTTATCCTAGTATTTGTACCTTCCATTGTACTCATCGTTAGTATGCCGTATTTAACAAAAGAGACGATTAGTTTCGGAGTCACCGTCAGCGCTGTACAATTCCTCAGTGAGCCGCTGCGCCAGATGCGGAGGTCATATGCCAGGATTAGTGCTATTCTACATACCATCCTATTCATTGTTGGCATCCTATGGCTAATTTACAGTGATGAACATTCCAAGCAAGTCAGTTGGATTATTATTACCTATGCACTCGCCATGCTCGTAATCTCCCTTGTCATTAATATTAGCTATCATTTAAAAATGAAAAGTGTACTGCCCACGCTGACTATTGCTCCTGAACCATCGATCATGACCGTGGACACTGAATTGCCAAACAGAAACAGGGGCTTATCTAATTATTGGTTCTTCATTCATGTTGTCATTATGGTTGTTAATATTGTATTTGTGCTCCGCAACTACGATCTGATTCCTGATCAGCTTCCAATTCATTATAACAGCAGTTTGAGCATAGACCGCTATGCAGCTAAATCGTATACCTCTGTGTTTATGACTACGCTAATTCAAGGGCTTGTAATACTGTTGTTCCTATTTGAGAATTGGAGTATTCGCAGAGAGAAACAGCAGGTTAGAGAAGACGTAACTTACCGCCGGGCTTGGTCGTGTTTTATGATTACAGCCAGCTTCCTAATAGTGATCCTGTTAGCCGTCGGGCAGCTCAATATGATATCTCTGCTTAACATGAATTTCGCTATCCCCCTTATCCTAATCATAATAGCGTTTATCATCCTATACGCCTTCGCCTTATCGTTCTGGAATGGTCAGGGCGGAAGCCGCCTCATATGA
- a CDS encoding effector binding domain-containing protein → MISTRIETKEAFRMIGFKATLSEGGAVHAPDYSPLKTAFFKSTLENGSMASLRPLSESPYGFAAIAQEDGKVLYVAGVQSAKPLPDSAGEVLFPGGQYLVLSGQGGLSRLAFDRLEDEAFGGILNEDYEYVYTGHPVAEVLTNGNPMDAEVEVWVPVGKRDAD, encoded by the coding sequence ATGATTTCGACCAGAATTGAAACGAAAGAAGCATTCCGCATGATTGGGTTCAAGGCCACTCTAAGTGAAGGTGGCGCAGTTCACGCTCCAGACTATTCTCCACTCAAAACGGCTTTTTTCAAAAGCACGCTGGAGAACGGCTCCATGGCCTCCCTGCGCCCTCTGTCTGAGAGCCCTTACGGATTTGCCGCCATTGCTCAGGAGGATGGAAAGGTTCTGTATGTTGCAGGCGTTCAATCGGCCAAGCCTCTGCCGGATTCTGCTGGTGAAGTGCTTTTCCCGGGGGGACAGTATCTGGTGTTATCAGGTCAAGGGGGATTGTCGCGCCTCGCGTTTGACCGGCTGGAGGATGAGGCTTTTGGTGGCATCCTGAATGAAGATTATGAGTATGTATATACCGGACACCCCGTCGCGGAGGTATTGACCAATGGCAACCCTATGGATGCCGAAGTCGAAGTGTGGGTGCCGGTGGGGAAGCGGGATGCGGATTGA
- a CDS encoding helix-turn-helix domain-containing protein — MEAILASEHVSIGELVRITGSRYSTLKHYTEEGMLPFEQAEENLTRRYKREETVARIIWIKELKASGLSIPQIKEAIDAL; from the coding sequence ATGGAGGCGATTCTGGCCTCAGAGCATGTGTCAATAGGTGAATTGGTAAGAATTACAGGCTCCCGTTATAGCACGCTGAAACATTACACCGAAGAAGGTATGCTGCCCTTTGAACAGGCTGAAGAGAATTTAACACGCAGGTATAAAAGAGAGGAAACCGTCGCACGCATTATTTGGATAAAAGAGCTGAAAGCCAGCGGTCTATCTATCCCGCAAATTAAAGAAGCTATAGATGCTTTATAA
- a CDS encoding MerR family transcriptional regulator, translated as METYTPNQISGILQVSTTTLRRYEEQDLIPPVPRTPSNHRVYRPVHLQAFTAIRALLLGYDIPVVYEAMRMIKQDKLEGALWLINEQQYQLQVEKQRVEEILTMIRNADFTRYKNVQLKEHMNIGEAARIAGVNTSAIRHWESEGLIGSERNEENGFRMFSTAELRKILVISSLRKTVYYIDNMRNLLHNLDNQNNEKIEGSFQVALENLNKKLTLQFKGIAEVMKYLDWYSKGK; from the coding sequence ATGGAGACATATACCCCTAACCAGATTTCCGGTATCTTACAGGTCAGCACCACAACGCTGAGAAGGTATGAAGAGCAGGATCTGATTCCTCCGGTACCCAGAACTCCAAGCAATCACCGTGTTTATAGACCGGTACACCTGCAAGCTTTTACCGCTATAAGAGCCTTATTACTGGGATATGATATTCCTGTTGTCTATGAAGCAATGCGAATGATTAAGCAGGATAAGCTTGAAGGGGCACTCTGGCTAATAAATGAGCAGCAATATCAGCTTCAGGTGGAGAAACAGCGGGTTGAAGAGATACTTACAATGATAAGAAATGCGGATTTCACGAGATACAAGAATGTACAATTGAAAGAACATATGAATATTGGAGAAGCGGCCAGAATAGCAGGCGTGAATACTTCAGCGATTCGTCACTGGGAATCCGAAGGACTAATCGGCTCCGAGAGAAATGAAGAGAATGGATTCAGAATGTTCTCCACCGCTGAATTGCGTAAAATCCTCGTCATAAGCAGCTTAAGAAAGACCGTCTATTATATAGACAATATGAGAAATCTGTTACATAATTTGGATAATCAAAATAATGAAAAAATCGAAGGCTCCTTTCAGGTGGCTCTGGAAAATCTGAATAAAAAACTAACACTTCAGTTTAAGGGAATAGCAGAAGTGATGAAGTATTTAGACTGGTACTCCAAGGGGAAATAG
- a CDS encoding NUDIX hydrolase: MFYVNSRAIIERFNDGEPEIVIQRRIKSDSSSKFELPGGRIEPFESLIQALIREVKEETGLDVYEIEGNEKRIDTVGINPDFEVECLQPFAAYQTVKGPVDSVGYYFRCKAMGELLEAGDETADIQWINIKELNKLYTANPLDFSDVDRAGIKYYLRYMGVEEMK; this comes from the coding sequence ATGTTCTACGTTAATTCAAGAGCAATCATTGAACGATTCAATGATGGAGAACCTGAGATTGTTATCCAAAGAAGAATAAAATCAGATTCCTCCTCTAAGTTCGAGCTTCCCGGGGGAAGAATAGAACCCTTTGAGTCGTTGATCCAGGCTCTGATCAGAGAGGTTAAAGAAGAAACTGGATTAGATGTATACGAAATAGAAGGAAATGAAAAAAGAATTGATACCGTAGGCATTAATCCGGATTTTGAGGTGGAATGCCTTCAACCATTCGCAGCCTATCAAACGGTTAAAGGTCCGGTCGATTCCGTCGGATATTATTTTAGATGTAAGGCAATGGGGGAACTCCTGGAAGCAGGTGACGAAACAGCAGATATCCAATGGATTAATATTAAGGAATTAAATAAATTATATACAGCGAATCCACTGGATTTCTCTGATGTTGATCGGGCGGGGATCAAGTATTACCTGAGATATATGGGAGTAGAAGAAATGAAGTAG
- a CDS encoding helix-turn-helix transcriptional regulator, which yields MKMDRLIALVMILLGHEQISARELAERLEVSRRTIYRDIDTLNRAGLPIYTKYGASGGVGLMKSYKVGKTVFTPQEIQNLMNGLHSYKQLFGRREMVYAAEKLNALYPENAEGRPSAPFVMDLSLNQGNESLRSLFGMIETAMNERSVLTFAYTDARGQISERQVEPYQVVFKESSWYLQGYCLDRQDYRIFKLARMSGLQVTKEQFTPRAFTPLPMDGSDWLNQDWVEVTIRLERSVMDRVIERFGVDHILQVDEHHCLAKYPIIANEYGYDRLLAFGDKCEVLGPPEIRRGFKAYVQGIMNTYEGD from the coding sequence ATGAAAATGGATCGCTTGATTGCGCTTGTTATGATCCTGCTGGGGCATGAACAGATAAGTGCGCGGGAGTTAGCGGAGCGGCTCGAAGTCAGCCGAAGAACGATTTACCGGGATATTGATACACTGAATCGGGCCGGCCTGCCCATATATACCAAGTATGGCGCGTCGGGCGGTGTCGGCCTGATGAAGTCCTACAAAGTGGGCAAAACGGTGTTCACTCCTCAAGAAATCCAGAACCTGATGAATGGGTTGCACAGCTACAAGCAGCTATTCGGGAGACGGGAAATGGTGTATGCAGCAGAGAAGTTGAACGCTCTCTACCCGGAGAATGCAGAGGGAAGGCCAAGTGCGCCGTTCGTCATGGATCTGTCCTTGAATCAAGGAAACGAATCGTTGCGCAGCCTGTTCGGGATGATCGAGACGGCGATGAATGAGCGCTCTGTGCTCACTTTTGCGTATACGGATGCGCGGGGGCAGATCAGTGAACGGCAAGTGGAGCCGTATCAGGTGGTTTTTAAGGAGAGCAGCTGGTACTTGCAAGGCTATTGTCTGGACAGACAGGACTACCGGATCTTCAAACTGGCCAGAATGAGCGGTCTCCAAGTGACGAAGGAACAGTTCACCCCAAGAGCGTTCACACCTCTCCCCATGGATGGGAGTGATTGGCTTAACCAAGACTGGGTGGAAGTTACGATCCGGCTGGAACGCTCCGTTATGGATCGGGTAATCGAACGGTTCGGAGTCGACCATATCCTGCAGGTGGATGAACACCATTGCTTGGCCAAGTATCCCATTATTGCGAATGAATATGGCTACGACCGGCTGCTTGCTTTTGGAGACAAATGTGAAGTGCTGGGGCCGCCTGAGATCCGACGCGGGTTCAAGGCATATGTGCAGGGGATTATGAATACGTATGAGGGGGATTAG